A section of the Telopea speciosissima isolate NSW1024214 ecotype Mountain lineage chromosome 3, Tspe_v1, whole genome shotgun sequence genome encodes:
- the LOC122654235 gene encoding uncharacterized protein LOC122654235 — protein MGSRDAVVEIDFLERRLLPDSGSNDETESEHGVEKVLYTASFQELEDNYIKYQTALWILYSLPLILAWGIGLFMLLYIPVRRYIIRKDIQSRRLYVTPNAIVYKVTKPVPFPCFGVLKKEKYVLLPSVADVIIEQGYLQSLFGVYSTRIENVGIRRPPSDDVQIQGIADPRAFRMAVLSRLSNMRSENFSRQVSMTEDLQNFGIGYSSTAWARHNVGTCITHPMSPSKSFRHDSFPSSGELILQKLEEVGSSVKRVESLIQEQHCQKSDSIE, from the exons ATGGGATCCAGAGATGCTGTTGTGGAAATCGATTTCCTGGAGAGACGTTTGTTGCCGGATTCTGGTTCAAATGATGAGACTGAGAGCGAACATGGAGTTGAAAAGGTTCTATACACGGCATCGTTCCAGGAGCTGGAGGATAATTATATCAAGTACCAAACAGCCCTATGGATTCTTTACTCTCTTCCACTAATTTTGGCCTGGGGAATTGGGTTGTTCATGCTGCTATACATACCCGTTCGAAGATACATAATACGGAAGGACATTCAGTCCAGGAGGTTGTATGTCACGCCAAATGCCATTGTTTATAAG GTTACAAAGCCAGTGCCTTTCCCATGTTTTGGGGTGctaaaaaaagagaagtatGTACTACTGCCTTCAGTTGCTGATGTCATAATTGAACAAG GATATTTGCAGTCCCTTTTTGGTGTCTATTCTACTAGAATTGAGAATGTTGGAATAAGAAGACCACCAAGTGATGACGTCCAAATCCAAGGAATTGCAGACCCAAGGGCTTTCAGAATG GCTGTTCTATCACGTCTTTCAAATATGAGGAGTGAGAATTTCTCACGGCAAGTTTCCATGACTGAAGACCTTCAAAATTTTGGGATTGGTTATTCATCCACAGCTTGGGCACGCCACAATGTTGGTACTTGTATCACACACCCG ATGTCCCCGTCAAAATCTTTTAGGCATGATTCTTTTCCTTCCTCAGGGGAACTAATATTACAAAAGCTAGAGGAGGTTGGAAGTTCTGTGAAG AGGGTTGAAAGCCTAATTCAAGAGCAACATTGTCAAAAATCTGATTCCATAGAATGA
- the LOC122655082 gene encoding uncharacterized protein LOC122655082, with the protein MTFVYLSCNEQIKKDQFSSLINLANFIQHPWLLADDWNSYLISEDKIGGRPITHLQTHLFKDFKNNACVAEVNQLGYPYTWNNKQMGLRRIEAKLDRFFTNMDWFSLHPNALVTTQIMATSDHRALFLNIDLVRPRSLKPFRFENFWVHEPGFLNVITSSWNSNQPLGSPSYTVCCKLQRLQGSLKSWNKCHIGYIFQQLEDSKHSLSLHYKVPPDLHTVQWFIEEKRLIALTNKFVYQGKFCGSKSPD; encoded by the coding sequence ATGACCTTTGTCTATTTGAGTTGCAATGAACAGATTAAAAAGGATCAGTTCTCCTCACTCATTAATTTGGCTAATTTCATTCAACATCCATGGCTCCTTGCTGATGATTGGAATTCCTACTTAATTTCTGAAGATAAAATTGGTGGTCGGCCTATCACCCACTTGCAAACGCATCTGTTCAAAGATTTTAAGAATAATGCTTGTGTTGCTGAAGTGAACCAGTTGGGATACCCTTATACATGGAATAATAAACAAATGGGACTACGCAGAATCGAAGCCAAGCTTGATCGGTTTTTCACTAATATGGATTGGTTCTCTCTTCATCCCAATGCTTTGGTTACTACGCAGATTATGGCCACTTCTGATCATAGAGCACTGTTTCTCAATATAGATTTGGTTCGCCCTCGTTCTCTCAAGCCATTTCGTTTTGAAAACTTCTGGGTCCATGAACCGGGTTTCTTAAACGTCATAACATCCTCTTGGAACTCCAATCAACCTCTTGGTTCTCCATCATACACTGTATGTTGTAAATTACAACGACTGCAAGGCTCTCTCAAGAGTTGGAATAAGTGTCACATTGGTTATATTTTTCAGCAACTTGAGGACTCCAAGCACTCACTCTCTCTTCATTACAAGGTCCCACCTGATTTGCATACAGTACAGTGGTTTATTGAAGAAAAGAGGCTTATAGCATTGACTAACAAATTTGTTTATCAAGGGAAGTTCTGTGGCAGTAAAAGTCCAGATTAA